The Paenibacillus wynnii DNA window AGACGATCTGGGTTGAACTTAACCTCGAGCTTGTCATCCGATATTGTCCATGCTTTCATTTGAAATCCCCCCGATTGGAAGTTTAAGATAAACTAATTATATTCCTGATAGTTGATCTTCAACGGACTCCCTAATGCGATAAAATAACGTTAGGTTGTCCTATTGGGGGAGGCTGTTAAGTCCTTCCTATTCACAATGTTTCCCTATACTTTCCAGGAATTATGCCCGTTAGCTTCTTAAAAACAGTTGTAAAATACGTAGCGTTCTCGAAGCCCACCATTTCAGCGATTTCAAACAGTTTTAGATCTGGTGATTTCATTAAGACTTTTGCTTTTTCTACCCGTACTTGGGTTAGATGCTCAATGATGGTCTCATTGTTCTCCTTCTTAAATATTTGGCACATATAGGTTGGACTAAGATAGACCTCCTCCGCGAGCAGCTGTATCGTAACATTCTCCATGTAATGCTGTTCAATGTAGGATTTAATCTTCTGGACAATTTTTTGGTTCTTCGAGTTATGCTTGTGAAAGAAAAAATCAGTCATGCCGCTTAACAGACTTGTAATATAAACCTGGAGATCTTCAATATCCCCGATTCCTTCAATCCGCTTTAGAATATCGTTAAGCGACATTCCAATAATGGTGTCAATGGATTCCTCCAACTTATGCACAGTGCGCGCCAGATGAAATACAAATTCTGCACATAAATTATGTACCTGTTCCACATTCATAATAGGCAATAAAACTTCCTTAAACATCTTCTCCGTAAGCTCCACTACACCTTTCGTATCACCTAACTTTAGCAGGGTGAAGAGCTGATTTTCGATTTGATAGATATAGCTATAATGTTCTTCAGTCTCGAGGTTTTGATCTACATCATCTGCAGTTACGACTGAACCTCTCCCCGAAAAAAAAGTGTATTGAATCGTAGATCTCGCTTCTTGATAAGAACGGCTAAGATGAAGGATGTTCGTGACTGGTGACCCCAAGCCGATAGAAACGGATACTTTAACGAACTTTTGGACGCATCTGATGATCTCTTCGCATAATATTATAGGCTTATTCCCGTGCACGGGGTTACCTTTGAACAGAATGACAAGCTCGTTTTCTAACGTATTCGCAAATGCCACTCCAGAATTTGCTACACTAAGAAGCTCACTAATTACATTATGGATAGCAAAAAAAAGAAGCTGCTTATTTTCTTCATTGTAAGCCTCAAGTGTCTTCTTGTAATCGTCAAGCTGGAGTAGACCTACCAACACGGCTTCACCTTTGGGGATGTCAATATTATAATAAGCAGCTTTCTCATAGGCTTCATTTTCGTTCGTAAAAAAACCGGATATTAATTGAACTAGCAGCCTTTCTCTAAGAGCAGGCATGCTATCCTGAAGCTGGAGCCGAAGACGCTCCATCACCTGAGCGCTATTACGTTCCAT harbors:
- a CDS encoding response regulator; protein product: MLTMIIADDEDIVREGLSQIIPWEDHGIEIVGLADNGKEAYRLCKELKPDILCTDIRMPMMDGLEVAQRLLDDKSSTRVILISGVQDFEYAKAALSLEAEAYVLKPVKIPELIEVIQKVTNHIQMERNSAQVMERLRLQLQDSMPALRERLLVQLISGFFTNENEAYEKAAYYNIDIPKGEAVLVGLLQLDDYKKTLEAYNEENKQLLFFAIHNVISELLSVANSGVAFANTLENELVILFKGNPVHGNKPIILCEEIIRCVQKFVKVSVSIGLGSPVTNILHLSRSYQEARSTIQYTFFSGRGSVVTADDVDQNLETEEHYSYIYQIENQLFTLLKLGDTKGVVELTEKMFKEVLLPIMNVEQVHNLCAEFVFHLARTVHKLEESIDTIIGMSLNDILKRIEGIGDIEDLQVYITSLLSGMTDFFFHKHNSKNQKIVQKIKSYIEQHYMENVTIQLLAEEVYLSPTYMCQIFKKENNETIIEHLTQVRVEKAKVLMKSPDLKLFEIAEMVGFENATYFTTVFKKLTGIIPGKYRETL